A stretch of the Gemmatirosa kalamazoonensis genome encodes the following:
- a CDS encoding TolB family protein — MPRPLPDGTSLVYAVSRSGAANPASLSLVSLATGETTPLDVSAYAPLGTRGAWLLVERRDGVTGSIAAVPFDARRRRVGTTSVTLAQGLTFRTTVGLNASLADDGSLVYTRGVPGRRLAITDAGGAITATFPETRGFFDPHVSPDGRRVAVVVAEAGGADAPTADVWVYDVGSETPSRLTAGQLVRYVAWAPGGTRLVYVQNPVRGPSEIWTVSGDGSGAAERLYAAPEGVRIQSPPSYVDDGRAVIFEAIDQRTRRHEIWRVRLDSAGGAAGAPLLRSPFDLEDPQVSPDGRWLAYSSDETGQLEVYVRAYPALDRRVRISAAGGIAPTWASDGRRLFYQESETSGGLLAAAVAAASGSLAVTERREVLATSGGERPIAGWGDYDVRPGGAGFVLVRPVEERGQELVLVQHWDRELRARAGGR; from the coding sequence ATGCCCCGGCCGCTCCCCGACGGAACGTCGCTCGTGTACGCCGTCTCTCGCTCCGGTGCCGCGAATCCCGCGAGCCTGAGCCTCGTGTCGCTGGCGACGGGCGAGACCACGCCGTTGGACGTGAGCGCATACGCGCCGTTAGGCACCCGCGGCGCGTGGCTCCTCGTCGAGCGGCGCGACGGCGTCACGGGGAGCATCGCGGCGGTGCCGTTCGACGCGCGGCGCCGACGGGTCGGGACGACGTCGGTGACGCTCGCGCAGGGGCTGACGTTCCGGACGACCGTCGGGCTGAACGCGTCGCTCGCCGACGACGGCTCGCTGGTGTACACGCGCGGCGTGCCGGGCCGCCGACTGGCGATCACCGACGCCGGCGGCGCGATCACCGCGACGTTCCCGGAGACGCGCGGCTTCTTCGACCCGCACGTGTCGCCCGACGGGCGGCGCGTCGCGGTCGTCGTGGCCGAAGCGGGCGGCGCCGACGCGCCGACGGCCGACGTGTGGGTCTACGACGTGGGGTCGGAAACACCCAGCCGGCTCACCGCCGGACAGCTCGTGCGCTACGTCGCGTGGGCGCCCGGCGGGACGCGGCTCGTCTACGTGCAGAACCCCGTGCGCGGACCGTCGGAGATCTGGACGGTGTCCGGCGACGGCAGCGGCGCGGCCGAACGGCTCTACGCCGCGCCCGAGGGGGTCCGCATCCAATCGCCGCCGTCGTACGTCGACGACGGACGCGCCGTGATCTTCGAGGCCATCGACCAGCGCACCCGGCGGCACGAGATCTGGCGCGTGCGCCTCGACTCCGCCGGCGGTGCCGCGGGCGCGCCGCTCCTGCGCTCGCCGTTCGACCTCGAGGACCCGCAGGTCTCGCCCGACGGCCGTTGGCTCGCCTACAGCTCCGACGAGACGGGGCAGCTGGAGGTGTACGTCCGCGCATACCCCGCGCTCGACCGGCGCGTGCGCATCTCCGCGGCGGGCGGCATCGCGCCGACGTGGGCGTCGGACGGGCGGCGGCTGTTCTATCAGGAGTCCGAGACGAGCGGCGGCCTCCTCGCCGCCGCGGTCGCGGCGGCGAGCGGGTCGCTCGCGGTGACGGAGCGTCGCGAGGTGCTGGCCACGTCGGGTGGCGAGCGGCCGATCGCCGGGTGGGGGGACTACGACGTGCGGCCCGGCGGCGCGGGGTTCGTCCTCGTCCGCCCGGTCGAGGAGCGCGGCCAGGAGCTCGTGCTCGTGCAGCACTGGGACCGCGAGCTGCGCGCACGCGCCGGCGGACGATGA
- a CDS encoding SDR family NAD(P)-dependent oxidoreductase: MPNDDPYLRGKHAIVTGGSRGIGAAIAAELARAGADLTILARSTARLDQQAERLRALGAQVTALECDIAEEASVRACFARARDERGDAYVLVNNAGMAEAAPFGATSRELWDRTLAVNLTGVFTCTQQVLPAMLRARAGRVVNVASTAGLRGYKTMSAYCASKHGVVGLTRALAAETAKHGVTVNAVCPGYVATDMTEHAVSNVVRALGKSEEDARAMIVGTVPRGSLITPEEVASAVLWLCRPEAGAVSGVALPIAGGEMP; encoded by the coding sequence ATGCCTAACGACGACCCGTACCTGCGCGGCAAGCACGCGATCGTGACCGGCGGCAGCCGCGGCATCGGCGCCGCGATCGCCGCCGAGCTGGCCCGCGCCGGCGCCGACCTCACCATCCTGGCGCGCTCCACCGCGCGCCTCGACCAGCAGGCCGAGCGCCTCCGGGCGCTCGGCGCGCAGGTGACGGCGCTCGAGTGCGACATCGCCGAGGAGGCGAGCGTGCGCGCCTGCTTCGCGCGCGCCCGCGACGAGCGCGGCGACGCGTACGTGCTCGTGAACAACGCCGGCATGGCGGAGGCGGCTCCGTTCGGCGCGACGTCGCGCGAGCTGTGGGACCGCACGCTCGCCGTGAACCTCACGGGCGTGTTCACCTGCACGCAGCAGGTGCTGCCCGCCATGCTGCGGGCGCGCGCCGGCCGCGTGGTGAACGTGGCGTCGACGGCGGGGCTCCGCGGCTACAAGACGATGTCCGCGTACTGCGCGTCGAAGCACGGCGTGGTCGGCCTCACGCGCGCGCTCGCCGCCGAGACGGCGAAGCACGGCGTGACGGTGAACGCCGTGTGCCCCGGCTACGTCGCGACCGACATGACCGAGCACGCGGTGTCGAACGTGGTGCGCGCACTCGGCAAGTCGGAGGAGGACGCGCGAGCGATGATCGTCGGCACGGTGCCGCGCGGCTCGCTCATCACGCCGGAGGAGGTCGCGAGCGCCGTCCTCTGGCTCTGCCGGCCGGAGGCGGGCGCCGTGAGCGGCGTGGCGCTGCCGATCGCCGGAGGAGAGATGCCGTGA
- a CDS encoding AMP-binding protein, translating into MTTGHVDTFCADNLPPRELWPVRDWTGVPELAYPARLNCAAELLDRMVATGHADRVALRWPGGRWTYAELLETSNRIANVLVNDLGLVPGNRVLLRGPNAPMLAASWLAVAKAGGVVVCTMPLLREREIHYIAEKANVHIALSDARVAPECDAAFAGIGTVTCYGTDDGSGLERLMRRAPSTFGNCDTAADDIALIAFTSGSTGQGKGTMHEHRDVLAITDCFPRYVLQPDAEDVFCGSPPLGFTYALGGLLLFPLRVGASALLLEQASPPHLAKAIAEHRPTVCFTAPTAYRAMCGMLGEHDVSSLRKCVSAGETLPRSVFDAWKSATGLDIIDGIGATEMLHIFISASGADIRPGSTGRVVPGYEARVVDDDGDEVPDGTVGHLAVRGPTGCRYLANPDRQREYVRDGWNFTGDSYRRDADGYFWYQARTDDIIVSAGYNIAGPEVENVLLEHPAVAECAVIGVPDEERGHIVKAVVVLRGAHDAGAAMAAELQEFVKARIAPYKYPRAVEFAHSLPRTSTGKLQRYRLRGGEPRA; encoded by the coding sequence ATGACCACCGGTCACGTGGACACGTTCTGCGCCGACAACCTCCCGCCGCGCGAGCTGTGGCCGGTGCGCGACTGGACCGGCGTGCCGGAGCTCGCGTATCCCGCGCGGCTGAACTGCGCCGCGGAGCTGCTCGACCGCATGGTCGCGACGGGGCACGCGGACCGCGTGGCGCTGCGCTGGCCCGGCGGCCGCTGGACCTACGCCGAGCTGCTGGAGACGTCGAACCGCATCGCGAACGTGCTCGTGAACGACCTCGGGCTCGTGCCCGGCAACCGCGTGCTGCTGCGCGGGCCGAACGCGCCGATGCTCGCCGCGAGCTGGCTCGCCGTCGCGAAGGCGGGCGGCGTCGTGGTCTGCACGATGCCGCTGCTGCGCGAGCGCGAGATCCACTACATCGCCGAGAAGGCGAACGTCCACATCGCGCTGAGCGACGCGCGCGTGGCACCCGAGTGCGACGCCGCGTTCGCCGGCATCGGCACCGTGACGTGCTACGGCACGGACGACGGTTCCGGGCTCGAGCGCCTCATGCGCCGCGCGCCGTCGACGTTCGGGAACTGCGACACGGCGGCCGACGACATCGCGCTCATCGCGTTCACGTCGGGGAGCACGGGGCAGGGCAAGGGCACGATGCACGAGCACCGCGACGTGCTCGCGATCACCGACTGCTTCCCGCGCTACGTCTTGCAGCCCGACGCCGAGGACGTGTTCTGCGGCTCGCCGCCGCTCGGCTTCACCTACGCGTTGGGCGGGCTCCTCCTGTTCCCGCTGCGCGTCGGCGCGAGCGCGCTGCTGCTGGAGCAGGCGTCGCCGCCGCACCTCGCGAAGGCGATCGCCGAGCACCGGCCGACGGTGTGCTTCACCGCGCCGACCGCGTATCGCGCGATGTGCGGCATGCTGGGCGAGCACGACGTGTCGAGCCTGCGCAAGTGCGTGTCGGCCGGTGAGACGCTGCCGCGCAGCGTGTTCGACGCGTGGAAGTCCGCGACGGGGCTCGACATCATCGACGGCATCGGCGCGACGGAGATGCTGCACATCTTCATCAGCGCGTCGGGCGCCGACATCCGCCCGGGCTCCACGGGCCGGGTCGTTCCGGGCTACGAGGCGCGCGTGGTGGACGACGACGGCGACGAGGTGCCCGACGGCACCGTCGGTCATCTCGCCGTCCGCGGTCCGACCGGGTGCCGCTATCTCGCGAACCCGGATCGACAGCGCGAGTACGTGCGCGACGGATGGAACTTCACCGGCGACTCCTACCGGCGCGATGCGGACGGCTACTTCTGGTACCAGGCGCGGACCGACGACATCATCGTGTCCGCCGGCTACAACATCGCGGGCCCGGAGGTGGAGAACGTGCTGCTCGAGCATCCCGCGGTGGCGGAGTGCGCGGTGATCGGCGTGCCCGACGAGGAGCGCGGGCACATCGTGAAGGCGGTCGTCGTGCTGCGCGGCGCGCACGACGCGGGCGCGGCGATGGCGGCGGAGCTGCAAGAGTTCGTGAAGGCGCGCATCGCGCCGTACAAGTATCCGCGCGCGGTGGAGTTCGCGCACTCGCTGCCGCGCACGTCCACCGGCAAGCTGCAGCGCTACCGGCTGCGGGGAGGGGAGCCGCGCGCATGA
- a CDS encoding amidohydrolase family protein, producing the protein MIDGIRVTDCHIHIHPWRELRDDVLEVLRRGQDFERLVEVMYDPRLLLEIMDAEGIDRVGLVNYPAPEVMGTDLRTILHAARYAESAPDRMMWYGGVHPRHTTDPAGDVDRLVEMGMRMLKVHPNHQALPANAYADGLDAQAEIYRRCEALGIPVLIHTGTSVFPRARCKYGNPLEIDDVAIDFPDLRIVLAHGGRPFWMREAFFVLRRHANVWFDLSGIPPKLLPEWFPKLAELEHKLLWGSDWPSPGVTGMRRNVDQFLALPYAASLKRAALETNPERLLPPLPLTGGLGSR; encoded by the coding sequence GTGATCGACGGCATCCGCGTCACCGACTGCCACATCCACATCCACCCGTGGCGCGAGCTGCGCGACGACGTGCTGGAGGTGCTGCGCCGCGGGCAGGACTTCGAGCGGCTCGTGGAGGTCATGTACGACCCGCGGCTGCTGCTCGAGATCATGGACGCCGAGGGGATCGACCGCGTGGGGCTCGTGAACTATCCCGCGCCGGAGGTGATGGGCACCGACCTGCGCACGATCCTGCACGCGGCGCGGTACGCCGAGTCGGCGCCAGACCGCATGATGTGGTACGGCGGCGTACACCCGCGCCACACCACCGATCCCGCGGGCGACGTCGACCGGCTGGTCGAGATGGGCATGCGGATGCTGAAGGTGCACCCGAACCATCAGGCGCTCCCGGCGAACGCCTACGCCGACGGGCTCGACGCGCAGGCCGAGATCTACCGCCGCTGCGAGGCGTTAGGCATCCCGGTGCTGATCCACACCGGCACGAGCGTGTTCCCGCGCGCGCGGTGCAAGTACGGCAACCCGCTCGAGATCGACGACGTCGCGATCGACTTCCCGGATCTCCGCATCGTGCTCGCGCACGGCGGCCGTCCGTTCTGGATGCGCGAGGCGTTCTTCGTGCTGCGGCGGCACGCGAACGTGTGGTTCGACCTCTCCGGCATCCCGCCGAAGCTGCTCCCCGAGTGGTTCCCGAAGCTCGCGGAGCTGGAGCACAAGCTGCTCTGGGGGAGCGACTGGCCGAGCCCCGGCGTGACCGGCATGCGGCGCAACGTCGACCAGTTCCTCGCGCTGCCCTACGCGGCGTCGCTCAAGCGCGCGGCGCTGGAGACGAATCCGGAACGGCTGCTTCCGCCGCTGCCTCTGACGGGCGGCCTCGGGTCGCGGTAA
- a CDS encoding enoyl-CoA hydratase family protein, translating into MSDIWPHHFAWRVEGRVGVVTFDRPERKNPLTFESYRELTDTFVALREARDVRAVVLTGAEGNFCSGGDVHEIIGPLVAMKRAGDDAGLLAFTRMTGDLVKAMRACPLPIVAAVDGACAGAGAILAMASDLRIGTARSRVAFLFARVGLSGADMGACAMLPRMIGFGRATDLLLTGRDMKGDEAQQCGFYNRLAAPESLLDDALALARSLADGPAAAHAVTKRCLHEEWDMDIESAIDHEAREQAACMRHEDFERAYHAFVEKRAPDFRGD; encoded by the coding sequence GTGAGCGACATCTGGCCGCACCACTTCGCGTGGCGAGTCGAGGGACGCGTCGGCGTCGTCACGTTCGACCGCCCGGAGCGCAAGAATCCCCTCACGTTCGAATCCTATCGCGAGCTCACCGACACGTTCGTCGCGCTGCGCGAGGCGCGCGACGTGCGCGCGGTCGTGCTCACGGGCGCGGAGGGCAACTTCTGCTCCGGCGGCGACGTGCACGAGATCATCGGCCCGCTCGTCGCCATGAAGCGCGCCGGCGACGACGCCGGGCTGCTCGCGTTCACGCGCATGACGGGCGACCTCGTGAAGGCGATGCGCGCCTGCCCGCTGCCGATCGTCGCCGCGGTGGACGGCGCGTGCGCGGGCGCGGGCGCGATCCTCGCCATGGCGAGCGATCTGCGCATCGGCACGGCGCGCAGCCGCGTCGCGTTCCTGTTCGCGCGCGTCGGGCTCTCCGGCGCCGACATGGGCGCGTGCGCGATGCTGCCGCGCATGATCGGCTTCGGGCGCGCGACCGACCTGCTCCTCACCGGCCGCGACATGAAGGGCGACGAGGCGCAGCAGTGCGGCTTCTACAATCGCCTCGCGGCGCCGGAGTCGCTGCTCGACGACGCGCTCGCGCTCGCGCGGTCGCTCGCCGACGGCCCCGCGGCCGCGCACGCGGTGACGAAGCGCTGCCTGCACGAGGAGTGGGACATGGACATCGAGTCGGCCATCGACCACGAGGCGCGCGAGCAGGCGGCGTGCATGCGGCACGAGGACTTCGAGCGCGCGTACCACGCGTTCGTCGAGAAGCGCGCCCCGGACTTCCGAGGCGACTGA
- a CDS encoding acyl-CoA dehydrogenase family protein: METLGWPFFEDRHRALAAELHAWAERELPAQHGDVDAACRDVVRRLGDAGWLGHAVPPLDVRTLCLVRETLARVDALAEFAFAMQALGSGPISLYGTAAQRERWLPRVARGEAIAAFAISEADAGSDVAAMRTVARPDGDAWIIDGEKTWISNAGIADQYVVFCRVADAERAYVALLVTPDDAGFSVTARIDTIAPHPLGTVRFDGCRVDADRVVGEPRKGLRVALGTLDVFRTTVGAAALGLARRALDEALAFAAARRIFGKALAEHQLTQARLARMATEIDASALLVYRAAWTKDGGAARVTREAAMAKMYATEAAQRVIDDAVQLLGGRGVTSGHPVERLYREIRSLRIYEGTTEVQQLVIAQQILEAHANPIER; this comes from the coding sequence GTGGAAACGCTCGGCTGGCCGTTCTTCGAAGACCGCCACCGCGCGCTCGCCGCGGAGCTGCACGCGTGGGCCGAGCGCGAGCTGCCGGCGCAGCACGGCGACGTCGACGCGGCGTGCCGAGACGTCGTGCGCCGGTTGGGCGACGCGGGCTGGCTGGGCCACGCCGTGCCGCCGCTCGACGTGCGCACGCTCTGCCTCGTTCGCGAGACGCTCGCCCGCGTCGACGCGCTGGCCGAGTTCGCATTCGCGATGCAGGCGCTCGGCAGCGGGCCGATCTCGCTCTACGGCACGGCGGCGCAGCGCGAGCGGTGGCTGCCGCGCGTCGCGCGGGGCGAGGCGATCGCGGCGTTCGCGATCTCCGAGGCCGACGCCGGATCCGACGTCGCCGCGATGCGCACGGTCGCGCGTCCTGACGGCGACGCGTGGATCATCGACGGCGAGAAGACGTGGATCTCGAACGCCGGCATCGCCGACCAGTACGTGGTGTTCTGCCGCGTCGCGGATGCCGAGCGCGCGTACGTCGCGCTCCTCGTCACGCCGGACGACGCGGGGTTCTCGGTGACCGCGCGCATCGACACCATCGCGCCGCACCCGCTGGGCACCGTGCGCTTCGACGGCTGCCGGGTCGACGCGGACCGCGTCGTCGGCGAGCCCCGGAAGGGGCTGCGCGTCGCGCTCGGCACGCTCGACGTCTTCCGCACCACGGTCGGGGCGGCGGCGCTCGGCCTCGCGCGGCGCGCGCTCGACGAGGCGCTCGCGTTCGCGGCGGCGCGGCGCATCTTCGGCAAGGCGCTGGCCGAGCATCAGCTCACGCAGGCACGGCTGGCGCGCATGGCGACGGAGATCGACGCGAGCGCGCTGCTCGTCTACCGCGCGGCGTGGACGAAGGATGGCGGCGCCGCGCGCGTGACGCGGGAAGCGGCGATGGCGAAGATGTACGCGACCGAGGCCGCGCAGCGCGTGATCGACGACGCGGTGCAGCTGCTCGGCGGCCGTGGCGTGACGAGCGGGCATCCGGTGGAGCGGCTCTACCGCGAGATCCGCTCGCTGCGCATCTACGAGGGCACCACCGAGGTGCAGCAGCTCGTGATCGCGCAGCAGATCCTGGAGGCCCACGCGAACCCGATCGAGCGATGA
- a CDS encoding RidA family protein produces MTGSDSVPLRPRDWAAPRGYTDGIVASGRLVVLAGQIGWNPQTAAFETDDFATQVRQALANVARLLDEAGAQPRHLVRLTWFVTDRAAFLASRRDVGAAYRELFGLHYPPMSVLFVSSLVEERAKVEIEATAVLPD; encoded by the coding sequence ATGACGGGGTCCGATTCCGTACCGCTCCGCCCACGCGACTGGGCGGCGCCGCGCGGCTACACCGACGGGATCGTGGCGAGCGGCCGGCTGGTGGTGCTCGCCGGACAGATCGGCTGGAACCCACAGACCGCCGCGTTCGAGACGGACGACTTCGCGACGCAGGTGCGGCAGGCGCTGGCGAACGTCGCGCGCCTGCTCGACGAGGCGGGCGCGCAGCCGCGCCATCTCGTGCGTCTCACCTGGTTCGTCACCGACCGCGCCGCGTTTCTCGCGTCGCGCCGCGACGTCGGGGCGGCCTACCGCGAGCTGTTCGGCCTGCACTACCCACCGATGTCGGTGCTGTTCGTGTCGTCGCTCGTCGAGGAGCGCGCGAAGGTCGAGATCGAGGCGACGGCCGTTCTTCCCGATTGA